From the genome of Methylocystis bryophila, one region includes:
- a CDS encoding 5-(carboxyamino)imidazole ribonucleotide synthase: protein MLSPGATIGVLGAGQLARMLALAAARLGFKTHVFAPSADEPAFDVCAARTIAAYDDPDALDAFARAVDVVTYEFENVPAATAEFLDARRPVRPNPRALALTQDRLVEKEFVQGLGVETAPFADVPDAGALARAVAKLGRPSILKTRRLGYDGKGQVAIRGGGDLGALFRALGGAPCILEGFIDFVKEVSVVAARGVDGEFHAYDISENQHENHILAETRAPAAILPETAVRAKEIARRIAEAEDYVGVLAVELFLVKSGRSERLIVNEIAPRVHNSGHWTLDGALTSQFEQHVRAIAGWPLGSTARLGRVTMRNLIGDDAERWPEIAAEDGACLHLYGKREIRAGRKMGHVTRIELE, encoded by the coding sequence GTGCTGAGTCCCGGCGCGACGATCGGCGTTCTCGGCGCCGGCCAGCTCGCACGCATGTTGGCGCTCGCCGCCGCACGCCTGGGGTTCAAGACGCATGTCTTCGCCCCGAGCGCCGATGAGCCCGCCTTCGACGTTTGCGCCGCGCGCACGATCGCGGCCTATGACGATCCCGACGCGCTCGACGCTTTCGCCAGAGCCGTCGATGTCGTCACTTATGAATTCGAGAACGTGCCGGCGGCGACGGCGGAATTCCTCGATGCGCGCCGCCCGGTGCGTCCCAATCCGCGCGCCCTGGCCTTGACCCAGGACCGACTCGTCGAGAAAGAGTTCGTGCAAGGCCTCGGCGTCGAGACCGCGCCTTTCGCGGACGTTCCAGATGCGGGCGCGCTGGCCCGCGCCGTGGCGAAGCTCGGGCGTCCGTCGATCCTCAAGACGCGCCGCCTCGGTTATGACGGCAAGGGGCAGGTTGCGATTCGTGGCGGCGGAGATCTCGGCGCGCTTTTTCGCGCGCTTGGCGGCGCGCCCTGCATCTTGGAAGGCTTCATCGATTTCGTGAAAGAAGTCTCCGTCGTCGCGGCGCGCGGCGTCGACGGAGAGTTTCACGCCTATGACATCAGCGAGAACCAGCACGAGAACCACATTTTGGCTGAGACGCGCGCGCCGGCGGCGATCCTTCCCGAGACTGCGGTCCGAGCGAAGGAGATCGCTCGCCGCATCGCCGAGGCCGAGGATTACGTCGGCGTGCTGGCCGTGGAGCTCTTTCTCGTGAAGAGCGGACGCAGCGAGCGGCTCATCGTCAATGAGATCGCGCCGCGCGTCCATAACTCCGGGCATTGGACGCTCGACGGTGCGCTGACCTCTCAGTTCGAGCAGCATGTCCGCGCGATCGCCGGCTGGCCGCTCGGCTCCACGGCGCGTCTCGGGCGCGTCACGATGCGTAATCTCATCGGCGACGACGCCGAGCGTTGGCCGGAGATCGCGGCGGAAGACGGCGCCTGCCTGCATCTTTACGGCAAGCGCGAGATTCGCGCTGGGCGCAAGATGGGGCATGTGACGCGAATCGAATTGGAATAG
- a CDS encoding SCP2 sterol-binding domain-containing protein — translation MTAMSSETESSKIAGAAPQGGGAPSAVDSHWLRELALEAGAEDVGFVSIDREEIAEERPHILEAFPRTRTLISIVTRLNPDNVRSSQRSIGNLEFHRNYEHVNHVAAEIVRRLARHGIRAVNPSAAFPMEMDEYPGRIWVVALKPVAVAAGLGQMGIHRSVIHPKFGSFINLGVVLIDADVTTQTRPIDFNPCLSCKLCVAACPVGAIAPDGYFNFGACFTHNYREFMGGFTDWVETIAESRDARALRSKVSDAEQSSMWQSLSFGANYKAAYCIAVCPAGEDVIGPYNADRAAFAREVLDPLVQKKEPLYVVAGSDAEDYARRRFPHKAIRLVGGGLRPRTIDGFLQGLSLVFQRGKAKGLEAIYHFTFTGTQSRKATVVVRNRQLAISDGHVGKADIAVVTESKSWLAFVYKERSLASMLLTGRLRIKGPPKLLLAFGRCFAT, via the coding sequence ATGACCGCAATGTCCTCAGAGACCGAGTCCTCAAAGATCGCAGGCGCCGCGCCCCAAGGGGGAGGAGCGCCTTCCGCGGTTGACTCCCATTGGCTTCGCGAGCTGGCGCTCGAGGCCGGCGCCGAGGACGTAGGCTTCGTCTCGATCGACCGCGAGGAGATTGCCGAAGAAAGGCCACATATCCTCGAGGCCTTTCCGCGGACGCGCACGCTGATCAGCATCGTCACGCGCCTCAATCCGGACAATGTGAGGAGCTCGCAGCGATCAATCGGCAATCTGGAATTCCATCGCAATTATGAACACGTCAACCACGTGGCGGCCGAGATCGTGAGGCGGTTGGCGCGCCATGGGATCCGCGCGGTCAATCCTTCGGCGGCCTTTCCCATGGAGATGGACGAATATCCGGGACGCATTTGGGTCGTCGCGCTAAAGCCGGTGGCGGTCGCAGCGGGACTCGGCCAGATGGGCATCCATCGTAGCGTGATCCATCCGAAATTCGGCAGCTTCATCAATCTTGGCGTCGTGCTCATCGACGCTGATGTCACGACGCAGACCCGGCCGATCGACTTCAATCCCTGCCTTTCCTGCAAGCTCTGCGTCGCGGCTTGTCCCGTCGGCGCCATCGCGCCCGACGGCTATTTCAACTTCGGCGCCTGCTTCACGCACAACTACCGCGAATTCATGGGTGGTTTCACCGACTGGGTCGAGACGATCGCCGAGAGCCGTGACGCGCGCGCTCTGCGGAGCAAAGTGAGCGACGCGGAGCAATCCTCGATGTGGCAGAGCCTTTCCTTCGGCGCGAACTACAAGGCGGCCTATTGCATCGCTGTTTGTCCTGCGGGCGAAGATGTGATCGGACCTTACAATGCCGATCGGGCCGCCTTCGCAAGGGAAGTGCTCGATCCTCTGGTGCAGAAGAAGGAGCCGCTCTATGTCGTCGCCGGCTCTGACGCCGAGGATTATGCGCGGCGGCGCTTTCCGCATAAGGCCATTCGACTTGTCGGCGGCGGCTTACGCCCGCGCACGATCGACGGGTTTCTCCAGGGCCTCTCGCTCGTGTTCCAGCGAGGGAAGGCGAAAGGCTTGGAGGCGATCTATCACTTCACCTTCACGGGGACGCAATCTCGCAAGGCGACAGTTGTCGTACGAAATCGTCAACTCGCAATTTCCGATGGACATGTCGGCAAGGCGGATATCGCCGTCGTCACGGAGTCAAAGTCCTGGCTCGCCTTCGTCTACAAGGAGCGCAGCCTTGCCTCGATGCTGCTGACAGGGCGGCTGCGCATAAAGGGGCCGCCCAAGCTCCTGCTAGCTTTCGGCAGATGTTTCGCGACCTGA
- a CDS encoding TetR/AcrR family transcriptional regulator, with protein MRVSKETVADHRKKILSAASTMLRERGIEGASVADLMQAAGLTHGGFYRHFPSKEALVVEATTATFDALLARLDAWSTEAGHAAALAKYVDSYLSPRHVERPAIGCPIAAYGAEVGRENPQVRAAFNAGVDRLLNWIAGGLACADSERKERAIELLALMVGAVVTARAVGEKSRVRAVLQAARRRAEAIATRRE; from the coding sequence ATGCGGGTTTCCAAGGAAACCGTCGCCGACCACCGCAAGAAAATCCTGTCAGCGGCCTCGACGATGCTGCGCGAAAGAGGAATCGAAGGCGCGAGCGTCGCCGATCTCATGCAGGCTGCAGGGCTCACGCATGGCGGCTTCTATCGACATTTCCCCTCGAAGGAGGCGCTCGTGGTCGAAGCCACAACCGCGACCTTTGACGCGCTCCTGGCTCGGCTCGACGCATGGTCCACTGAAGCAGGACATGCGGCGGCGCTCGCCAAATATGTCGACAGCTATCTATCGCCGCGCCATGTCGAACGTCCCGCGATCGGCTGTCCCATCGCCGCCTATGGCGCCGAGGTCGGGCGCGAAAATCCGCAGGTGCGCGCCGCCTTCAACGCTGGAGTCGATCGCTTGCTCAACTGGATCGCCGGCGGACTCGCCTGCGCGGACTCGGAGAGAAAAGAACGAGCCATCGAGCTGCTCGCTTTGATGGTCGGCGCCGTCGTCACGGCGCGAGCGGTTGGCGAGAAGAGTCGCGTTCGAGCCGTGCTGCAGGCCGCGCGTCGCCGCGCTGAGGCGATCGCGACGAGGCGAGAGTGA
- a CDS encoding cation:proton antiporter: MLAQDLMNPLLLLGVILLLGTLFGAGAERLSAPWIIGSIVAGVLVGPDALAVLSRSALDNLGGFSQASLAVIAFCIGSRLTFGRIRSLGTSVALLAIAQLLVPFAIVMGTEALIGMKWQAALIVAAAAPATAPTITYAVIRRRNASGPFIDRAFGILALNDAATVLIFSVVSAATVAALGLHDSAAGVRVSIEFAALNEANSLLAGAAFGGLFLIARSVIADHSPGCEERVHALLYSLLLLAIGAAVALGLSQLLAPLAMGVVIANGSSESDRTTVQRAITDIEEPLYIIFFVLAGAHLPIEDATNLFIVLAAAGYTLARFAGKYAAIYATAHALRLDAPTQKYLGLCFPSQGGLAMGLMLAFAAAPTVRALPLASLQMVETAISVVLMGVMLSQIFGPLVIDYAVRRACPGESLG; encoded by the coding sequence ATGTTGGCACAGGATCTCATGAACCCGCTGCTTCTCCTCGGCGTCATCTTGCTTTTGGGAACGCTGTTTGGCGCGGGCGCCGAGCGCCTCAGCGCGCCCTGGATCATCGGATCGATCGTCGCCGGCGTTCTGGTCGGCCCGGACGCGCTCGCGGTGCTATCCCGGTCCGCGCTCGACAATCTCGGCGGCTTCTCGCAGGCGTCGCTTGCGGTGATCGCCTTTTGTATCGGCAGCCGGCTGACCTTTGGGCGCATCCGCTCGCTGGGTACGAGCGTCGCTCTGCTTGCGATCGCCCAGCTCCTCGTCCCCTTCGCGATCGTGATGGGAACGGAGGCCCTCATCGGCATGAAGTGGCAGGCCGCGCTCATCGTTGCCGCAGCAGCGCCAGCGACGGCGCCGACCATTACCTATGCGGTGATCCGCCGGCGCAACGCATCCGGTCCCTTCATCGACCGCGCGTTCGGCATTCTCGCTCTCAACGATGCGGCGACCGTATTGATCTTCAGCGTCGTCTCCGCGGCGACAGTGGCCGCGTTGGGATTGCACGACTCGGCGGCAGGGGTCCGCGTCTCGATCGAATTCGCGGCGCTCAACGAGGCGAACTCGCTCTTGGCGGGCGCGGCGTTTGGCGGTCTTTTCCTGATCGCGCGAAGCGTCATCGCCGATCATAGCCCCGGATGCGAGGAGCGGGTGCATGCTCTGCTCTACAGCCTGCTGCTGCTCGCCATTGGCGCCGCCGTGGCGCTGGGCCTCTCGCAGCTGCTTGCGCCGCTCGCGATGGGCGTCGTCATCGCCAACGGGTCGAGCGAGTCCGATCGCACGACCGTGCAGCGCGCCATCACCGACATCGAAGAACCCCTGTACATTATCTTTTTTGTGCTCGCTGGCGCGCATCTTCCCATTGAGGACGCCACAAATCTCTTCATTGTGCTTGCCGCGGCCGGCTACACTTTGGCGCGTTTCGCTGGCAAATACGCGGCGATTTATGCGACCGCGCACGCGCTGCGCCTCGACGCGCCGACACAGAAATATCTCGGGCTGTGCTTCCCTTCGCAAGGCGGGCTGGCCATGGGCCTCATGCTCGCCTTCGCTGCGGCGCCGACAGTGCGCGCCTTGCCGCTCGCCAGCCTACAGATGGTGGAAACAGCGATATCCGTCGTGTTGATGGGCGTGATGCTCTCGCAGATCTTTGGGCCGCTCGTCATCGACTATGCGGTGCGGCGGGCCTGCCCGGGGGAGAGCCTGGGGTAG
- a CDS encoding carbohydrate porin, translating to MNPISCDGAGWRRFVRGFPATKPMILIFACSPFVATSTSAHGASREEPSVLQTIPDAPELADANALRSRLEQAGARFQFTYYGDSFANPSGGVRQGFGYDGRASAIFDADLSKIAGWPGGRFRASAYQIHGSSFSANTLDNLMLVSSVEAPPSTRLFSLWFEQSFGSQASLRIGQLGADQEFLISNNANLFVNATFGWPVLPSNDLPSGGPSYPEATPGARLAVKPTDGATLRLAVFNGDPAGPGPGNPVNRDPSGLAFRLRDPAFLIGEIAYAYNQDQLSVSHDNPRLEGDATGSTTQARSFIRTQDSYLPGTIKLGAWLHMGRFADQRFNVLGGLLAISGLPPQRHRGDAAVYGVIDQAVWKTEDRSLGVFARGVATASDRNPVDLYADLGFTLMGMFPTREKDAAGAAFAIGRISPVAQASDRDAVADSGARNPIRDYEATFEASYKIAMSGQWSLQPDIQLVFHPGGHIANPVNPMSAAPIPNAVVFGLRTALRF from the coding sequence TTGAATCCAATCTCCTGCGACGGCGCGGGGTGGAGACGTTTCGTGCGGGGCTTTCCGGCGACAAAGCCGATGATCCTGATCTTCGCCTGCTCGCCTTTCGTCGCGACTTCCACCAGCGCGCATGGAGCCTCGAGGGAAGAGCCTTCCGTCCTGCAGACGATCCCAGACGCTCCGGAACTGGCCGACGCGAATGCGCTGCGATCGCGCCTCGAGCAGGCCGGCGCACGGTTCCAGTTCACCTATTATGGCGACTCCTTCGCCAATCCATCCGGTGGCGTGAGACAAGGCTTCGGCTATGACGGCCGCGCCAGCGCCATATTCGACGCTGACCTTTCAAAGATCGCCGGCTGGCCGGGCGGAAGGTTCCGCGCCAGCGCCTACCAAATTCACGGCTCGAGTTTCAGCGCCAACACGCTCGACAATCTCATGCTGGTGAGCAGCGTCGAGGCTCCCCCCTCGACAAGGCTTTTCAGTCTCTGGTTTGAGCAGTCATTCGGTTCCCAAGCGAGCCTGCGGATCGGTCAATTGGGCGCGGACCAGGAATTTTTGATCAGCAACAACGCCAATCTCTTCGTGAATGCGACCTTCGGTTGGCCTGTGCTCCCGAGCAACGATCTCCCGAGCGGCGGCCCCAGCTATCCGGAGGCGACTCCGGGCGCGCGGCTCGCTGTGAAGCCGACCGATGGCGCCACCTTAAGATTGGCTGTGTTCAACGGAGACCCCGCGGGTCCGGGTCCTGGCAATCCCGTCAATCGCGATCCGAGCGGGCTTGCTTTTCGGTTGCGAGATCCTGCGTTCCTGATCGGCGAGATCGCCTACGCCTACAACCAGGATCAGCTCAGCGTTTCGCACGACAACCCTCGCCTGGAGGGCGACGCGACAGGCTCGACGACGCAAGCGCGATCTTTCATACGAACGCAGGACTCCTACCTCCCGGGCACGATAAAGCTCGGCGCCTGGCTCCACATGGGCCGCTTCGCGGATCAACGTTTCAATGTGCTCGGCGGACTGCTCGCCATCTCCGGACTCCCGCCACAGAGACATCGCGGCGATGCAGCTGTCTATGGCGTCATCGATCAGGCGGTGTGGAAAACCGAAGATCGCAGCTTGGGCGTCTTCGCTCGAGGCGTGGCGACAGCGAGCGACCGCAACCCCGTCGATCTCTATGCCGACCTGGGCTTTACGCTGATGGGAATGTTTCCGACACGTGAGAAGGACGCCGCCGGAGCAGCGTTCGCAATCGGTCGTATCTCCCCAGTCGCCCAGGCCAGCGATCGCGATGCGGTCGCTGACAGCGGCGCGCGAAACCCCATTCGCGACTATGAAGCAACGTTCGAAGCGAGCTATAAAATCGCGATGAGCGGTCAATGGAGCCTGCAGCCTGACATTCAACTCGTCTTCCATCCTGGCGGCCATATCGCGAATCCGGTGAATCCGATGAGCGCCGCGCCGATTCCAAATGCGGTGGTTTTCGGATTGCGCACCGCGCTTAGATTCTAG